Proteins from one Caulobacter sp. 73W genomic window:
- a CDS encoding bacterioferritin-associated ferredoxin codes for MYVCNCNGIRERQVRAAIDAGASRPAEIFRAHQCQAQCAKCVCEMRQMIEESRQALRFAAE; via the coding sequence TTGTACGTCTGCAACTGCAACGGCATCCGTGAACGTCAGGTCCGCGCGGCGATCGACGCCGGCGCGTCCCGTCCGGCTGAAATCTTCCGCGCGCACCAGTGCCAGGCCCAGTGCGCCAAGTGTGTCTGCGAGATGCGCCAGATGATCGAAGAATCCCGCCAGGCCCTGCGTTTCGCGGCCGAATAG